The Flavobacterium galactosidilyticum nucleotide sequence TTGGAGTCATTTCTCCTCCTTCAATCGACCAAACATCTGGTGTAAGTTCAAAACGTTTAATTTGTTCCCAATGTCCAAATTTTTCGTTATAAAGATTGATTTCTTCTTGTATTCGTGCAATTACTTTTTCATTACAAATAATTTCTTCATTCGTTTTACCAATATTTATTTTATGAATGTTTGCCCATTCTTTGACAAAATCGAAACTAGGTTGTATGAATGCAGCTGGCATTTTCTGTCCGTCACCAATGACCATTATTTGATCAATGAAACGAGATTGTTTCATTGTGTTTTCAAGAATCTGAGGAGCAATATATTTTCCGCCAGATGTTTTGAACATTTCCTTCTTACGATCAGTGATTTTCAAGAACCCATCGCTATCTATTTCGCCAATATCACCCGTGTGAAAATAACCGTCGATTACTACTTCGCTGGTTAATTTTTCATCTTTGTAATATCCCATCATAACGTTAGGTCCTTTACAAAGTATTTCTCCGTCTTCAGCAATTTTTACTTGCACATTATCAATTACTTTCCCAACTGTTCCTACTCTGAACCCTTTATTTCGCATATCATTTACGGAAATTACAGGAGATGTTTCGGTTAAACCGTATCCTTCCATAACTGGAATCTCAGCTGCTGCAAAAATTCGAGCTAAACGAGGTTGCAAAGCGGCACTTCCAGAAACCATTAAGTCTAAGTTTCCACCTAGTCCTTCTTTCCATTTACTGAAAATTAGTTTGCGAGCAATTTTAAGTTGGAATTCATACCAACCGCCATTTGCACCATACGGTTGGTACTTCAGACCTAAATCAATAGCCCAAAAGAAAAGGCTCTTTTTTATTCCTGTTAATTCCGCTCCTTTTGCATATATTTTATCATATACTTTTTCCAATAATCTAGGAACCGCGGTCATGACATTCGGTTTTACTTCCTTAAGGTTATCACTGATTTTATCAATCGCTTCGCCAAAATATACAGATACACCATAATATTGGTATAAATATAAAATCATTCTTTCGAAAATATGACAAATAGGAAGGAAGCTTAGAGCTCGACTTGCTCCTGGGGCAAATGGGATTCTAGGAGCGCTGTTTATTACGTCAGAAACAATGTTGTCATGCGATAGCATTACGCCTTTAGGTTTGCCTGTTGTACCTGACGTGTATATAATTGTTGCAAGATCTTGTGCGCTAACACTATCTTTAACAGTTTCCACTTCTTGTTGATTACTTTGGTCTTCACCAAGAGTTAGTAGTTCATTCCAGTTTTTGCAACCTGCAATAGTGTTAAATGAATACACTTCTTTTAAATGAGGAACTTTATCCTTTATAAGCTTCACTTTTCTCAATACCTCTTCATCCGAAACGAAACAATACTGCGCCTCTGAATGATTTAAAATATATTCATAATCATCCTCAGAAATGGTTGGGTAAATAGGAACTGTTTGAGCAGCTATTTGCAAAACGCCAATATCCATAATATGCCATTCTGTTCTATTATTGGTGGAAATTATAGCAATTTTGTCATTTTTTTGAATCCCCATTCGCAGCAAAGCTCTAGAGATAGTATTGGCTTTAGCTATATATTCTGCTGTAGAAGTTTTCTCCCAAACACCGTTCTGTTTTGTTACCAAAGCATCTGAAATATTTGAATATTTCTCTTGCTGGTAGTACGGAAAATCAAAAAGTCTAGTTACTGAAATCATTATAAAAAGATTGAATTTTAATGCAAATTAATTAAAATTTAAGAATATTGATTACTTTTTTAAATTTATATACTAATTTAAAAAACTTCGGGAGCAAGTGTACGAAAACGTTTTCTTTAAAGGCCTTGTAAAGAATTGATTTTGAAATGTTTAATCTGCACTTCGGTTCTTAATTAATAATAGGTATAATTTTTATTTCATTACTTAAATACTTACATACTAGATTTTATCTATTTTAGTTCCCTTAAACGATACGGCGAATTAAAGACTTTTTTGACCTCATTTAGCTTACTTAATGTCATTATATTGGTTTTGATTTGTATTTAGTAGGCGTGCATAGTATATTTAGTTATATTTGTTTTAATTAAAATTTGAACAAATGATTAAGCCTACTTTAACAACTCTTTTGAAAATTAACAGACCGCTAATAATGGCGCCAATGTTTTTAGTATCGAATACTAAAATGGTAATTGAAGGTATGAAAGCCGGTGTTGCGGGCTGTATTCCAGCTTTAAATTATCGAACATTAGAGGAATTACGAGCATCAATTGTTGAACTTAAAGGTGCAAAAGTTCCTGGTGGTAGTTTTGGTTATAATTTAATTGTAAATAAATCTAATATCAAATACAAAGATCAATTGGCTGTTCTGTGTGAGGAAAAAGTCGATTTTATAATTACTTCTTTGGGTTCTCCGGAAGAAACGATTAGGATGGCGCATAAAGTAGGAATCAAAGTTTTTTGTGATGTGACTGATTTGTCCTTTGCTAAAAAAGTTGAAAGTTTAGGCGCTGATGCACTTATAGCTGTTAATAATTTAGCGGGAGGACATAGAGGTAATCTTGGACCAGAAGAGTTAATCAGGGAGTTAGATTCAAAAACTACATTACCTGTAATATCTGCAGGAGGTGTTAGTACGAAACAGGATTTAGATAAAATGCTAAGTTATGGCGCAGTAGGAGTTTCTGTGGGTAGTCCATTTATAGCTTCAGTTGAGTCTGGCGTTTCTGAGGAATATAAACGAGCTTGCGTTGATTATGGCGCAAAAGATATTGTGCTTACTGAGAAAATATCTGGAACACCTTGTACTGTAATAAATACTCCTTATGTTCAAAAAGTAGGAACACAACAATCGTGGATTGAAAGAACTTTAAGTAAAAATAAAACTTTAAAAAAATGGGTCAAAATGATTCGTTATGTACTAGGATCGAATGCTGTCACAAAAGCGGCTACTGAAGTAACTTACAAAACAGTTTGGGTGGCTGGGCCAACGATTGAGAATACTAAAGCAATACTTCCAGTTTCTGTAATAGTTGATTCACTTGTAGTGTAGTTTTTTAAAATATTTCTCTTTAATGTTATTTTGCTGATCTGATGTGTATTGTCCTTAAGTAACAATCACATTTCTCCCAAAATTTCTAAATTGAACCCGTTTTCTTGCTCAACAGAAATGGTAATTTATTCTGTTTTGCTAGTATTTTAAATTGTTTTAAAAGGACTTTTCTACTTTGTTTCTCTCTCTCTCTCTCTCTCTCTCTTTAAATTTTAAAATCCAAGATTGTTTCTAATTCTTCATAATTATAAAATACGGTAGCACCTTCGTCAAGCAAATCCTGTGCGTTATTTTCATTTGCTAAAGCAAAAACTTTAAAACCACCTGTTACAGCTGCAATTACGCCAGCTACGCTATCTTCAATTACAATGCATTCTTCTTTTTCAAATCCCATTTGTTTGCAAGCGTGAAGAAAGATCTCAGGATCAGGCTTCCAACTATTGATGTCATAGGAACTGAAAATTCTGTTTTCAAATTTCTCTAGCAAGCCCGTTATCGTTAAATTCAAAGTGATTTTTTCTACTGGTCCACTTGATGCTACGCAATAGGGTACTGTTAGTTTTTCTATAAATCCTTTAACACCTTTCACAGGTTTTAAATCTGTTTTAAAAGCTTCAAAAGTTTGTTTTCTAAAATCAGTTTCAAAACTATCTGGTAATTTTTTGTCGGTTAGTTCTTCTATCTTTTCAAAGATTTTCTGTAGACGGCTACCATTAAAGTTTTTGATTGATTCTTCGATTGTCATTTTAAGTCCAAAAGACGCCGACATGGAAAGCAATACCTGATTTGCGATGGTTTCACTATCTACTAATATTCCATCACAATCAAAAATTATACATTTTACAGTCTTCATTTTTATAACTACGTTTAATTTTTATTGAATTACATTATTTTTCTTATAAATGGTACGCTAAGGAATTCAAAGATAGTGAAAGAAAAAGTGTCAGAGATTCAAATAATTTAAAACCCAAGCCATAAAATTCTTATAATAACAACATGGGAATTATGTAACTTTCTTTGTATTTAATGAAAGGCGTTATTGTAAAATTTTTATAAATTTGAAAAATGTGTGATTTTTCGGAATTGAAAATTGCAGAAAAATAGTAATCCAATTGGTGTAGGATTTTTATTTAAAATATTTTAAATACATAACAATTTACCTCCCTTTTAAATGATATTGATTGTAGATGATATTCGAGCGAATATAATTGCTTTAAAGAAAACACTAGAGTTGCATAATATAGATGTAGACACTGCAGAATCTGGTGAGGAAGCACTCAAAAAGATCTTGAAAATTGATTATAGTCTAGTTATAATGGATGTTCAAATGCCTGGTCTGGATGGTTTTGAGGTGGTTAAAATTCTTTCAGGCAATAAAAAGACAAAAGATATTCCCGTTATTTTTTTATCAGCGATTAATATAGAAAAGAAATACATTTTTAAAGGATATGAAACTGGAGCTGTCGATTATATTACAAAGCCAGTAGATTCTGATTTACTAATTCTAAAAGTAAAAACGTTTATAAAAATTTACGATCAGCAAAACGAATTGAAGGTAACGAAGGACTTGCTTTCTAAAGAAATAGCAATTCGGACTGAAGCTCAAGATAATTTAGAACTTAAAATTGCGGAGCGAACTAAGGAATTAGTTTTGAAAAATGAAGAGTTAGAATTTAAAAATCATGAATTACAACAATTTTCATGGGTTGTCTCTCATGATTTAAATGAGCCTATTCGTAAAATTCAAATCTTTATTGGAATCTTAAAAGACTTATACTTAAAGGACAACCCAAAAGCTACCAGTTATATTGATAGGACTATGAAATCAGCGGAACGTATGCAAACTTTAATTAGTGATTTGCTTGCTTACTCTAGATTATCATCTAAAGTGGTTTTCGAAAAAACAGATTTGAATTTCGTTTTACAAGAAGTACTTTCTGATTTTGATTACCAAATTGAAAAGAAAAATGCAATTGTAACAATGACTGACTTACCTGCCATTGATAGTATCCCGAGTCAGCTGCGACAAGTTTTTCAAAACTTGATAGGAAACGCTCTTAAGTTTTCTTTGAGTGAAGGCGCTCCTCAAATTAAAATCACTTCCGAATTAATTAAAACGAAAGATTTTGACTCCGAGGCTATCGAGGATGGCAAATATTGCCGCATCATTATATCGGACAATGGAATTGGTTTTGACGAAATATACTTAGATCGAATATTTGTTATTTTTCAAAGTTTAAACGATCGTTCCGTATATGAAGGTACAGGAATAGGCTTGGCTATTTCGAAAAAAATAATGGAAAAACACAATGGATTGATTACAGCAAAAAGTAAATTAGGCAAAGGAGCCAGCTTTATTCTGATTTTGCCATTACAACAAGACATTCAAAATAATTAGACTATAATTTATGAAAAGTAATTTTAAAAGAAATTTATTAATAAGTTCTACTGTTTCATTAGTAGTACTAGTGATAAGTTCTACCGCTTCGTACATTAGTATAAAAAACTTACTAGAAAGTGTTACTTCTGTCAATGAAACCCAAGAAATTTTACATAATGTTAATGAAGGTGAAGCCATTCTTACAGATGCGCAAACCAGTATGCGTGGTTTTTTGCTTACAGGCAATGAGGAATTTGTTGTCATGTATAAAAAGGCTGCTCTTGAATCCAACAAGTACTTTAATAAGCTGGACGAATTAACAATTGACAATCCATCACAGTACAAATTAGTGCAAGATTTAAAAGTATTAAGAAATAATTATTTTGAATATTTAAAAAAACAGATAGCAAAAAAACGTATTGGAAAACAAAGCATAACATTTGACCTTGACGAGGGAAAAATGAAGATGGATGAATTGAGAAATTTGTTCAAGCGCATAGAAAATGCAGAGCAATTGCAGTTAAGAAATAAGAATGAAAATTCAGAAGACTATGGTAGTTTTAGTTTAATTTTAATTGTTGTAGCTTTCATAATTGCAGCTGTTATCTCCATTACCTTCTTAATTAGAATTCTAAAAGATTTTACAGAACGTGCTAGATTACAAGAAAAATTACAAGAAAAAGATAAGGAAACGGCAGCCAGAATTGAGGCTATTAGTACCATTGCCGTTAACATTGCGCAGGGAAATTACGATATACGCGTAAGCGACAGTAAGGAAGATGCGTTAGGAAGTGTAGGAGAATCGCTGAATAATATGAGTGCTTCGTTACAAAATTCTTTTTCTCTGTTATCTGATAAAGAGTGGTTGCAATCTGGCATCGCTCATTTGAATAACATCATGTTAGGCGATAAAACTATGCTGGTTTTATCTACTGATATTATTGAGTATTTATGTGTTTACACAAACAGTAGCGCCGGAGCTTTTTACATACTTGAGGGCGATGTGCTTATTGCTAAATCAGGTTACAGCTATATTCCAAATAAAAATCGAGAACGAATTCAAAGTGGTGATGGACTAATAGGACAATCTATAATTTCTAAGAAATTATTAGAACTTAAGGCTGTTCCATCTGAATATATTCAAGTAAACTATGCTTTAGGTGAAATAAAACCGAGCCATATTGTTGCATTTCCTTTAATGGACAGTACTGTTGAAGGAGCAGTGGAGTTGGTTAGTATACACGGTTTTTCTGAACTTCATTTAGAATTTTTAAGGATTGTAAGCAATAATATTGGAATCGCTATTAAATCAACTAAAAACCGAAAACGGGTACTCGAATTATTAGAAGAAACTGAAGCGCAATCGGAAGAATTACGCATTCAACATAGTGAACTCGAAGCTATGAATACGGAGTTAGAAACGCAAACTGAAAAATTACAAGCTTCAGAAGAAGAGCTGCGAGTACAACAAGAGGAGCTGGAGCAAACGAATGAAGAACTTTCTGAACGCAGTATTTTATTAGAAGAAAAAAATACGGAGATTCTGAAAAAATCAGACGCATTAGAATTATCGACTCGTTATAAATCAGAATTCTTGGCTAATATGTCACATGAGCTGAGAACGCCTTTAAACTCTATTTTACTATTAAGCCGTTTGCTATCGGAGAATAATAATGAGAGTTTGAATGGTGAAGAAATTGAGTTTGCCCAGGTAATTCACAGTTCAGGAAATAGTTTGCTAGGATTGATTGATGAGATTTTAGATTTATCTAAAATTGAAGCTGGTAAAATGGAACTGGAATATATCGATGTGACTACTAAAGAGATTACGGATGGTTTATCTAGTTTATTTAAACATGTGGCTAAGGAAAAAAATATAGGTTTTGAAATTATTGCAAACCAAGCACCTGTTATTCTTAAAACAGATAAGATGCGATTAGAACAGATTCTTAAAAATCTTATTTCTAATGCGATTAAATTCACCAACAAAGGATCTGTTAGTTTAGAGATTAAGATAAATACTGATGATGATAAAATAATATGTTTTATCGTAAAAGATACTGGAATTGGAATTCCGTTAGACAAGCAGCCACTTGTTTTTGAAGCTTTTCAACAAGCAGATGGTTCGACCAAACGAAAATACGGAGGGACTGGTTTAGGGCTTTCTATTAGTAGAGAATTAGCAAAATTGCTCGACGGTGAAATATTACTAAATAGTATAGAAGGAGAAGGAAGTACATTTACACTTTGCTTGCCAAAAGTGGTCAATAAAAGTAAAAAAGTTGTTGTATCTTCTAGATCTGACATGGAAGTTTTAGATACAATTACAGTAGCTGAGAAAGAAACGAAGAGAAAATACATTTCAACTGTAATTCCTGACGAAATTGAAGATGACAGAAATAGTATTGTGCCTGGTGATAAAGTTATTTTGATAGTAGAGGATGATATGAATTTTGCCAAATCGCTTTTAGCATTCAGTAGGCAAAATGGGTATAAAACCGTTGTGGCGGTTCGCGGAGATTACGCATTGAAATTTGCTATTTTGTATAGACCAGTTGGGATTTTGTTGGATATTGAATTGCCAATAAAAAGCGGATGGGAAGTTTTAGAAGAAATAAAAAATTATCCACAAACGAAGCATATTCCTGTTCATATTATGTCATCGCATAAACTAAAGCAAGAAAGTTTATTAAAAGGAGCAGTTGATTTTCTTGATAAACCTGTTGCTTTTGATCGAATTCCAGAAGTTTTTACTCGAATAGAACACATCATTAGCAAGGAATCGCAAAAAGTTTTAATTATAGAAGACAATCCCCAACATGCTAAAGCGTTGGCTTTCTTCTTAGAAAATCACAATATCAATTCGGAGATAAAAAGTGAAGTGTCCGAGGGTTTAGATGCACTGAATAAAAAGGATGTCGATTGTGTAATTCTCGACATGGGAATTCCTGATAGACAAGCTTATGATATTTTAGAGGGAGTTAAGAAAAGTCCTGGATTAGAGAATCTTCCTGTCATTGTATTTACAGGTAAAAGTTTGTCACTAAAAGAAGAGGTTAAAATTAAAAAATATGCCGATTCTATCATAGTAAAGACGGCTCATTCCTATCAGAGGATGCTAGATGAGGTTTCTCTGTTTTTGCATTTAATGGAGGAGAATAAAGGAGGTGATGATAAAAAAGAAAATTATAGAAAGTTGAATCAACTGAACAATATTCTGCTGAACAAAAAGGTTCTTATTGTTGATGATGATGTTCGCAATATCTATTCGTTGACCAAGGCTTTAGAAGCTTTTAAAATGAATGTAATTACTGCATTTGATGGAAATGAAGCTATCAAAATGTTAGGTGTAAATCCAGATACAGATATTGTCCTATTAGATATGATGATGCCGAATATGGATGGTTATGAAACAGCTGAAAAAATTAGAGATAATCCTAAATTTATAGCGTTACCTTTGATTGCAGTAACGGCTAAAGCGATGACTGGTGATAGAGAAAAATGCATAAAAGCTGGTGCTTCTGATTATATTACGAAGCCTGTAGATATTGACCAGCTACTTTCATTATTGAGAGTCTGGTTATATGATAAACTTTAATATAAATTTGATTTGAATATATGAATAAGAAAAGACTCTTAATTATTGATGACGATCCCAGGAATATTTTTGCATTAGTTCATACTTTACGTGCAAGGTGTTATGATTGTCTCTCTTGTTTAAGCGCTGAAGAAGCCATAGTGCTACTAAAGACTGAGGAAGTTATCGATGCTGTTTTAATTGATATGATGATGCCAGATATGGATGGCTACGATGCTATTCGTATTATTAAAAAAATTCCTTCTCGCGAAACCACCCCAATTATTGCAGTAACGGCTCAAGCGATGACGGGAGATAAAGAAAAATGTTTTCAGGCAGGTGCCGATGATTATATCTCAAAACCAGTCAACGTAGATAAGTTGCTTTTAGCATTATCTAAAATTTAGAGTTATTATGATAGAGGACATTGAATTAGAAACGTTTATTAACGATGTTTACGAATATTATGGATTTGATTTAGGAGGTTATTCTAGAGCGTCCTTAAAGCGTCGCGTTAGTAGAATAATGAATCTAGATGGATTCTCTAGTTTTTATGATTTTTTATCGAAAGTAAAATACGATGCTGATTATTACAAGAGAGCGATTGACGAATTAACGGTGAATGTAACGGAGATGTTCCGGGATCCCTCTTTTTACAAAGTCTTGCGAAATGAAATCTTGCCTTTACTGGCTACTAAACCTTTTATCCGGATTTGGCATGCTGGATGTTCGAGTGGCGAAGAAGTGTACTCGATGGCTATTTTATTGCAAGAAGCTGGACTATTACATAAATCAATTCTATATGCAACGGACATTAACACAAAGGTTTTAGAATCCGCTAAAAAAGGAATTTTTCCACTTCGAATGATGAAAGACTATTCTGAGAATTATCAGGATTCTGGCGGTCAGGAAGATTTCTCTAATTATTATATTGCAAATTATGGAAATGTC carries:
- a CDS encoding AMP-dependent synthetase/ligase; protein product: MISVTRLFDFPYYQQEKYSNISDALVTKQNGVWEKTSTAEYIAKANTISRALLRMGIQKNDKIAIISTNNRTEWHIMDIGVLQIAAQTVPIYPTISEDDYEYILNHSEAQYCFVSDEEVLRKVKLIKDKVPHLKEVYSFNTIAGCKNWNELLTLGEDQSNQQEVETVKDSVSAQDLATIIYTSGTTGKPKGVMLSHDNIVSDVINSAPRIPFAPGASRALSFLPICHIFERMILYLYQYYGVSVYFGEAIDKISDNLKEVKPNVMTAVPRLLEKVYDKIYAKGAELTGIKKSLFFWAIDLGLKYQPYGANGGWYEFQLKIARKLIFSKWKEGLGGNLDLMVSGSAALQPRLARIFAAAEIPVMEGYGLTETSPVISVNDMRNKGFRVGTVGKVIDNVQVKIAEDGEILCKGPNVMMGYYKDEKLTSEVVIDGYFHTGDIGEIDSDGFLKITDRKKEMFKTSGGKYIAPQILENTMKQSRFIDQIMVIGDGQKMPAAFIQPSFDFVKEWANIHKINIGKTNEEIICNEKVIARIQEEINLYNEKFGHWEQIKRFELTPDVWSIEGGEMTPTLKLRRKPIMDKYKSLFQKIYG
- a CDS encoding NAD(P)H-dependent flavin oxidoreductase, which encodes MIKPTLTTLLKINRPLIMAPMFLVSNTKMVIEGMKAGVAGCIPALNYRTLEELRASIVELKGAKVPGGSFGYNLIVNKSNIKYKDQLAVLCEEKVDFIITSLGSPEETIRMAHKVGIKVFCDVTDLSFAKKVESLGADALIAVNNLAGGHRGNLGPEELIRELDSKTTLPVISAGGVSTKQDLDKMLSYGAVGVSVGSPFIASVESGVSEEYKRACVDYGAKDIVLTEKISGTPCTVINTPYVQKVGTQQSWIERTLSKNKTLKKWVKMIRYVLGSNAVTKAATEVTYKTVWVAGPTIENTKAILPVSVIVDSLVV
- a CDS encoding HAD family hydrolase; the encoded protein is MKTVKCIIFDCDGILVDSETIANQVLLSMSASFGLKMTIEESIKNFNGSRLQKIFEKIEELTDKKLPDSFETDFRKQTFEAFKTDLKPVKGVKGFIEKLTVPYCVASSGPVEKITLNLTITGLLEKFENRIFSSYDINSWKPDPEIFLHACKQMGFEKEECIVIEDSVAGVIAAVTGGFKVFALANENNAQDLLDEGATVFYNYEELETILDFKI
- a CDS encoding hybrid sensor histidine kinase/response regulator, whose protein sequence is MILIVDDIRANIIALKKTLELHNIDVDTAESGEEALKKILKIDYSLVIMDVQMPGLDGFEVVKILSGNKKTKDIPVIFLSAINIEKKYIFKGYETGAVDYITKPVDSDLLILKVKTFIKIYDQQNELKVTKDLLSKEIAIRTEAQDNLELKIAERTKELVLKNEELEFKNHELQQFSWVVSHDLNEPIRKIQIFIGILKDLYLKDNPKATSYIDRTMKSAERMQTLISDLLAYSRLSSKVVFEKTDLNFVLQEVLSDFDYQIEKKNAIVTMTDLPAIDSIPSQLRQVFQNLIGNALKFSLSEGAPQIKITSELIKTKDFDSEAIEDGKYCRIIISDNGIGFDEIYLDRIFVIFQSLNDRSVYEGTGIGLAISKKIMEKHNGLITAKSKLGKGASFILILPLQQDIQNN
- a CDS encoding response regulator — translated: MKSNFKRNLLISSTVSLVVLVISSTASYISIKNLLESVTSVNETQEILHNVNEGEAILTDAQTSMRGFLLTGNEEFVVMYKKAALESNKYFNKLDELTIDNPSQYKLVQDLKVLRNNYFEYLKKQIAKKRIGKQSITFDLDEGKMKMDELRNLFKRIENAEQLQLRNKNENSEDYGSFSLILIVVAFIIAAVISITFLIRILKDFTERARLQEKLQEKDKETAARIEAISTIAVNIAQGNYDIRVSDSKEDALGSVGESLNNMSASLQNSFSLLSDKEWLQSGIAHLNNIMLGDKTMLVLSTDIIEYLCVYTNSSAGAFYILEGDVLIAKSGYSYIPNKNRERIQSGDGLIGQSIISKKLLELKAVPSEYIQVNYALGEIKPSHIVAFPLMDSTVEGAVELVSIHGFSELHLEFLRIVSNNIGIAIKSTKNRKRVLELLEETEAQSEELRIQHSELEAMNTELETQTEKLQASEEELRVQQEELEQTNEELSERSILLEEKNTEILKKSDALELSTRYKSEFLANMSHELRTPLNSILLLSRLLSENNNESLNGEEIEFAQVIHSSGNSLLGLIDEILDLSKIEAGKMELEYIDVTTKEITDGLSSLFKHVAKEKNIGFEIIANQAPVILKTDKMRLEQILKNLISNAIKFTNKGSVSLEIKINTDDDKIICFIVKDTGIGIPLDKQPLVFEAFQQADGSTKRKYGGTGLGLSISRELAKLLDGEILLNSIEGEGSTFTLCLPKVVNKSKKVVVSSRSDMEVLDTITVAEKETKRKYISTVIPDEIEDDRNSIVPGDKVILIVEDDMNFAKSLLAFSRQNGYKTVVAVRGDYALKFAILYRPVGILLDIELPIKSGWEVLEEIKNYPQTKHIPVHIMSSHKLKQESLLKGAVDFLDKPVAFDRIPEVFTRIEHIISKESQKVLIIEDNPQHAKALAFFLENHNINSEIKSEVSEGLDALNKKDVDCVILDMGIPDRQAYDILEGVKKSPGLENLPVIVFTGKSLSLKEEVKIKKYADSIIVKTAHSYQRMLDEVSLFLHLMEENKGGDDKKENYRKLNQLNNILLNKKVLIVDDDVRNIYSLTKALEAFKMNVITAFDGNEAIKMLGVNPDTDIVLLDMMMPNMDGYETAEKIRDNPKFIALPLIAVTAKAMTGDREKCIKAGASDYITKPVDIDQLLSLLRVWLYDKL
- a CDS encoding response regulator → MNKKRLLIIDDDPRNIFALVHTLRARCYDCLSCLSAEEAIVLLKTEEVIDAVLIDMMMPDMDGYDAIRIIKKIPSRETTPIIAVTAQAMTGDKEKCFQAGADDYISKPVNVDKLLLALSKI
- a CDS encoding CheR family methyltransferase, giving the protein MIEDIELETFINDVYEYYGFDLGGYSRASLKRRVSRIMNLDGFSSFYDFLSKVKYDADYYKRAIDELTVNVTEMFRDPSFYKVLRNEILPLLATKPFIRIWHAGCSSGEEVYSMAILLQEAGLLHKSILYATDINTKVLESAKKGIFPLRMMKDYSENYQDSGGQEDFSNYYIANYGNVKFSEDLIKKMVFSQHNLVSDTSFNEFDMIFCRNVLIYFDNELQTRVINLFDESLAVLGFLALGTKETIKYSIAEGKYKQVKKEKLWRKIK